Below is a window of Patescibacteria group bacterium DNA.
CTTCAGAGAAACCGATTTTGGCTTTTTGTCTGGCCAGGTAGCTGATGACCGGCACAGCAGCTTTTAGAGTCGTTTCCGCCTTTGAGTCGACGTTCATGCCGACCGATACAGTGGTCTTGTCCTGGACCGCAGCCACCGCCGGCATCTTGGCCGGCGCCTCGCCCATCGCCGAACTGAACTGCGCGAACTTCAGGAACAGGAAGCCGAACACCAGCACCATGACTGCCGGAGCGGCCAAGGACAACCAGTTGCGCCGCCGCGGCCTGAAAGTCTTGAGCAGCAATGAATTGGAGACGACCGAGACCGAACTTAGGGCCATGGCCAGGCCCGCCAGTTCAGGTTTAAGGATCAGTCCGAGCGCGACGAAGACTCGCGCCGCGATCGGGATGCCGACGACGTTGTAGAACAGGGCAAAGAACATGTTCTGCCGGATCTTGCCCATGGTCTCCCGCGACAGCTCGATGGCCGTCACCACGTCGTTCAGATCGTTCTTCATGATGACGATACCGCCGGTCTCCATGGCGACGTCCGTGCCGCCGCCCATGGCGATGCCGAGGTCGGCCTGGGCCAGCGCCGGCGCGTCGTTTATGCCGTCGCCGACCATGGCGACCTTCTTGCCAGCCTCCTGTAGACGTTTCACTTCGCGCGCCTTATCCTCGGGCAGGACCTCCGCGAGCACCGAGGTGATGCCGACCTGCGAGGCGATGAACCGAGCCGTCCGCTCGTTGTCGCCGGTGATCATCCAGGTCTCGATGCCCATCTTCTGGAGCTTCTCCACGGCTGCATGCGAGGTCTCTTTCACCTTGTCGGCCACGGCCAAAGCCCCGACGACCCCCTTGACGTCGGCGAGCAGCATGACCGTCTTGCCCTGGTCCTCCAGTCTGGCGATCTTGCGCTCGTACAGCGCGATGTCATGTCCGACGATCTCCGTCATCAGCTTGCGGTTGCCGAACCAGTAAGCAACGCCGGCGACCTTGGCCGTGACGCCGTGTCCGGGGATCGCTTTAAAATCACCCGCTTCTTCCGTTCCGTAAGCCTCCTCTTCGGCGTAGTTGCAGATGGCTTCGGCGAGCGGGTGTTCGGACAGCTTCTCGATGCTGGCCGCGATGCACACGACCTCGTCCGCCGGCAGACCTCCGAACGTCAGCACTTCGGTGACCTCGGGTTTGCCCTTGGTCAGCGTGCCGGTCTTATCGAAGATGACGGCCTTGATCTTGCAGGCCGCCTCGAGCGGTTCGCCGCCCTTGATGAGAATGCCATGTTCCGCTCCCTTGCCGGTGCCGACCATGATGGCCGTAGGCGTGGCGAGTCCCAAAGCGCAGGGACAGGCGATGACGAGCACCGCCGTGAACGCCATGAGCGCGAAGGACAGGCTGGCGCCCAGGAGCAGCCAGACCCCGAAGGTGACCGCGGCGATCACCAGCACGATGGGAACGAACCGGGCTGAGATGCGGTCGGCGAAGGCCTGGATCGGGGCCTTGGAGCCCTGGGCCTGTTCGATGAGCTGGATGATCTGCGCCAGAGCCGTTTCGGAACCGACGCGCGTGGCGCGGAACTCGAAACTGCCGTTCTTGTTGATCGTGGCGCCGATGACCTTGTCGCCGGCGCCCTTATCCACCGGCAAGCTCTCGCCGGTGATCATCGATTCGTCGACGGCCGAGGAACCGGAGACGATCTCGCCGTCCACCGGCACCTTCTCGCCGGGACGGACGATGACGATGTCGCCCTTCACGACCTGATCGGTCGGGATGTCGACCATCGAGCTGCCGCGCTTGACTCGCGCCGTCTTGGCCTGCAGCCCCATGAGCCTTTTCAGCGCCTCCGAGGTCTTGCTCTTGGTGCGCGTCTCGAGCCATTTGCCCAGCATGACGAAGGTGATGAGGAACGCCGACGTCTCGAAGTAGAGTTCCGGTATCTTCGCGCCGCCGAGGCCGATCAGGCTGTTGTTGGCTAGGGCGTAGAGGACGAAGTTGACGACGCTGTAGACGAAGGCTGTCGTCGTGCCGATGGCGATGAGGCTGTCCATGTTGAATGTCCTCATCTTCAGGCTGGACCACATGCCGCGGTAGAAGCCTGCACCGATGACGAACTGGACCGGCGCCGCGAGGACGAACGATACGAGCCCGGCCCATGGCCACAGGAGGGCGCGTCCGGGCACCCAAGCAAAGAAGTCGAAGAGCATGAACCAGAGCATCGGCAGGCTCAAGACCAGGCCAACCAGGAACCGGTTGCGGTAAGAGGCGGTTTCGGCCGCTCGCCGGCGGCGTTCTTCTTCGGGATCGGTCTTGTCAGCAACCTGGGCGCGGTAGCCGGTCTTCCGGATGCGCTCGACCAGGGCGTTGACGTCCGTCATCTGCCCGTCAAAGACAACGTGCGCCTTTTCGGCCGCGAAGTTGACGTAGGCTTCCTTGACCCCCTTTTCATTCCGTAAGCTCCGTTCGATGAGGCCGGCGCAGGACGAGCAGTGCATCCCGCTGATCGTGAAAGTCGTCCGGCGCTCGCCCGCGGCCTCTTCCGGCCGCTGAACCGGCGCTTCTTGAAGTTCGCGGCTCTTTGAAGCCGGTTCAACGATGGTGTGGCCGGGATCGCCGTCCAAAAGCAGGCCGGAATGAAGCACCCGCGCCAGGCTTTCGACCAATTTTTCGAGTTCGGGAGCGCCTTTAGGGTATTCGATCGCGCTCTGCCGCCGCGCAGTGATCTTGCCGGAGAAATACGGGCGGCCGGCATCATCGCCGCGCACTTCGCCCTCGGCTTCGGTCACGGTCTCGTAACTGAGTTTCAATCTGGCACCCCGGCTGACTTCGTCCGCCTCCGCGCGCTGGTCCGCCGGACTTTCCGGTCGAACCGCGGCGACCG
It encodes the following:
- a CDS encoding heavy metal translocating P-type ATPase; protein product: MTIDLKLSGLHCSSCETLIREALSGLAGVRGVSVDASTGECRVEANEGTSTTAIKAAIKDLGYGIVSESMTAGVAVAAAPLVVVPDPAVAAVRPESPADQRAEADEVSRGARLKLSYETVTEAEGEVRGDDAGRPYFSGKITARRQSAIEYPKGAPELEKLVESLARVLHSGLLLDGDPGHTIVEPASKSRELQEAPVQRPEEAAGERRTTFTISGMHCSSCAGLIERSLRNEKGVKEAYVNFAAEKAHVVFDGQMTDVNALVERIRKTGYRAQVADKTDPEEERRRRAAETASYRNRFLVGLVLSLPMLWFMLFDFFAWVPGRALLWPWAGLVSFVLAAPVQFVIGAGFYRGMWSSLKMRTFNMDSLIAIGTTTAFVYSVVNFVLYALANNSLIGLGGAKIPELYFETSAFLITFVMLGKWLETRTKSKTSEALKRLMGLQAKTARVKRGSSMVDIPTDQVVKGDIVIVRPGEKVPVDGEIVSGSSAVDESMITGESLPVDKGAGDKVIGATINKNGSFEFRATRVGSETALAQIIQLIEQAQGSKAPIQAFADRISARFVPIVLVIAAVTFGVWLLLGASLSFALMAFTAVLVIACPCALGLATPTAIMVGTGKGAEHGILIKGGEPLEAACKIKAVIFDKTGTLTKGKPEVTEVLTFGGLPADEVVCIAASIEKLSEHPLAEAICNYAEEEAYGTEEAGDFKAIPGHGVTAKVAGVAYWFGNRKLMTEIVGHDIALYERKIARLEDQGKTVMLLADVKGVVGALAVADKVKETSHAAVEKLQKMGIETWMITGDNERTARFIASQVGITSVLAEVLPEDKAREVKRLQEAGKKVAMVGDGINDAPALAQADLGIAMGGGTDVAMETGGIVIMKNDLNDVVTAIELSRETMGKIRQNMFFALFYNVVGIPIAARVFVALGLILKPELAGLAMALSSVSVVSNSLLLKTFRPRRRNWLSLAAPAVMVLVFGFLFLKFAQFSSAMGEAPAKMPAVAAVQDKTTVSVGMNVDSKAETTLKAAVPVISYLARQKAKIGFSEGSPKLFVGIDSVDPVVIKAKQGIAALNDNEMLIGSDEAAMMIAEKLFAKPGDVVKNFFGLPQITVAGILEPTDTLLDRFHLLNAATYARLTAVADLRFAVAGNQLKVFYPIAAGTLPDSFADRIGFDSFAPLKLGGQSYQPVAVGSREAEMMISEKLFTKVGDTLDNFFGNRAVIIDILPATGTIMDELHYVSADFRL